GCAAGAGCCTGAAGGCTATGCTGATGGTGTGTTCTGGAGAGAAGCCAGCCGGATGAATGAAgctgagacagacagacagggtGTGAGTGCTGAATGAAGGGTGTAACTGAGCTGTTTAATaatatgtgcgtgtgtgtgttttgtgctcTCACCCTGTGCTCTGGGTCAGCTGTACGTCTCTGTAGAGGGTGTAACTGGGTAAGGTGCTGAAGATGAAAGGTTCAGCTGCCACACCCTCAATAGTAGAGTGTGCTCTCTGAGTTAGACCGAACGCTTCCATCATGTCGAAGCCTAGAAAACACAaattcacttgttttttttttacagtttaggGCTAAACAGTAATTATGAAAATAAGTATAGTTTccaactaattttatttataaacaaaatgtaacatttaatttaaaaaaaaataactactgTTAAAATacttcatttgaaaataaaaatattaaatacaaaaatgtaaatataaaatcagatatttaaatcttaaaaaatgtGTTGGGCACCAGTGAAATTAAGTATTGGCTAGAATGAGCAAACAGAAACTGTTGAGACTTTCAATGGCATAATGTTTCTTACTGAGAAAGTCAGAAAATCTTTTTGTTGCCATATTTGCACTGCAAAGCTCAAAAAGTAGAGCATAGTGCTAGAAAATGCCAAGGTCATGGATTTGAGTTCAAGGGAATGTGTGAACCGATCATACGTACACCTATATCTCAATGCAAGTCATTTAGGATAAATTTTCCAAATGCATtaagtgtaaaaatataaatatgaccATACCATTAAGCACATGATTTCTGACCGTTGTCTCAGGACACactgagaaataaaaaaagacatcaTGTTATGTTTGAAGAAAGCTATAGTTTTATCAAAAGCAGTGTAAAGGTCTGTTCACATCAAAAGTGTAGCGGAAAAGCAAAGCGAATTGCTTTCGGTTCATTTGCATTCAGTAAATTTCCATTGCTGTATGAAGAATTGATCCActcacaaaagaaaaatagttTGGTTCTGTTGTCAAATTAATTGGTTTGGTGTGAATAGGTGAAAAGGTATGCATTATTTCTATTCAAAATCCTGATTTCACTGAATGCTCATGGAAATATTTGTGTTTGATTTGAACAGGCCTTAACTGTTGCAACTTTTACCTTCTCTTTGTACGGGATGCAGTCGAGGAGGAACCTGAATTCTCACTGGAGCTGTTGCTTTATGAGAGAATTATATACTATTACAGTTAAGCAAAACAAACACCAGTTATTTTTTAGGCTGAAGTATGACTCAAACACGATTCTGACCTGTAGGGTGAAGGATAGTGACCGCAGCGCCCTCTACTGTTCCCACACGGGAGTGTACACTGATGCGGTAGACGGTTTCCGGCTGCAGCTCAGAGAAACAGTGACTGCTGCTAGCAGCATCTACTATATCCTCTTTAGTCTGTTTATCTGAGCACAAATGTACAGAGAGAAAAGTAAATAACCTAAAACAAACTACCTGTTCAGAACGTTTTCCAAAAACAGTTAATGATGCTTCATTACAGAGCTGGTACCTCTGAGGGCCTGGATGACTATGCGATAACCACTGACCGCTGGCACGGGCCTCCAGGACACACATATACTGGAGTGGTCAGACCGCACCACACTCACGCTGCTCACCCGCAGACTGGCTGGTTTGTGCAGAGAGAGAAATGCACATAGGAGAGTAAATATGAGACACTGTCTGGCGATGCAATGTAAAGTGGGAAGTTTATACACTGTAATACTAGAGATACTGTATTGATGCGTGTGTGTGACTCACTGGTCTTCCCCTGGGCTGAGGCGCTGCCGCCCTCTCTGTTGCGGTACTCAGCAGTTACCAGCACACTGTAACGAGTGTCAGGCAGCAGATTCTGCAGCAGGACGCGCCTCTCGCTGCCTGGCAATGACACCTATTTAACCAAAATTACACCTCATTTACAacacaacaaacaaattaaGCAATGGTTGAGATGTTCCAGGGTTATCACAGTTTTGAATTTAGTTTTTACTTCTATTTTATTATCAATTCAtcctttatttctgttttatttttttttattttttttgctgttttctatttgaacatattttaaaatgtaatttaattctgtgatggcaaagctgaattttcagcagccattactccagtcttcagtgccacatgacactgaaaaaatatatctgctgatttggtgctcaagattattttttttaaattattattatcaatgctaaaaatagttgtgctgtctaatatttttgtgaagaCTGTGATACATTGTTTTCAGGAATCTTTGAtcaatagaaagtaaaaaaaaaaactgcatttaaaagaactgacacttttgatcagtttaatgcatccttgcttaatagaagtattcatttatttttaaaaatcttaaaattttgaatggtatgATAGCAATAGCATATGGAgtgatattaatattataataatacattaataacaGTTAATTGTTTTTAGGGCCGTCTAGTATTATCACTATCAAGTTTGAATAATCAACCTTGATTTTGTAAAAGgtcattattaatttattaatttgagaGTCACTTAACTGTTTTgtaatttgatgtttttatttttatttcagctatcagaagtgttttcatttatttggtgTGAACTAGATCTTGACTATCAGTATGACTGGTGTTTGCCCATTCATAGGCCAATGCCACAATCTTCAGGTTTTTTGTGTGGTTGTCAAGCGATTGcaatgcagttgctaaggtggcCTGAGTGGTTTTAAGTGCCTTTTTTCTAAATGGTTTTGAGTGGTTGCTATAAGAGCCCAAGTACCTATGTCTCTGTAGTACCTGTTCCCTAAATATGGGATCTATAGGGCACGTAAATGGAgataaaacaattcaaatacataCAGGCAATACAAAATAAGAGGTTTCACTCTTCTAAAAGCACTCACTGTGTTTTCCCTTGCATCCCCATTGAGCGGAGTGTACGCCACACGGTACTGCAGCACATGAGCATTGGGATGAACCCAGGTGACCAGCATACTGACTGCTGTCTCCTCCGAGATGGACAAACTGCTCGGACCACCTCCAGATACtaaaacagcacaaaaaatgCAACAAAGTTATTCACGTGTTGCAATCAAAGGTATCACATGCATATAAGTATATACTCACAGGTGCTGTATCGTATAGCCACAGCCTCACTCTGAGCGCCATCGGCATATAATGCGGAGAGTGAAATCTGATATTCCTTATCTTCCTCAACCTCTTCCAAGATTGCCCCCTCACTCTCCCCATGTACTGTCAACTGTAATATATCCATGAATTACCACCTGTTATCACCCATTTATGTAAGCTATTTCAATCAGTATTGACAGCACAGATGTAACAAAGGAAGCGTTAGTTGGAGCTAACCTGCCTGAGGTCTCCTTCACTGAGGGAGATCCATTTGATGAGATAAGAGACCACGTCATCCGCCGCCGCTTCCCATCGCACTGTTATGTCACTGCCGGAGAAGTTAGTGACTCTGAGATCCGAGGGAGCTGGGACTCTTACTGGAAGATTAAAGATAATATAATGAACAATCTTCTAAACTGAAGTAACAAAAATTAAACGTGTCAAAATGTGTGCAACTTACAGGTAGTGACATTGGCTGTGATTGGAGTGGACAGGCCCTTTTCATAGAGAGACTGAACTGACACCAGATACCTGGAGAGGGAAGACAAATTCTGCAGCAACACCGTGTTCACACCTTTGACCTCCACCTGAGAAACAGAGAGAACATATGCTGATTTTgcgcatttattattattattgaaaacagttgtgctgcttaatatttttgtggaaatcgtgatacattattttcagcattctttgatgaattttatattcaaaagaaccgcatttatttgaaatagaggtcttttgatcagttttaatgcatccttgctgtataaaagtatttatttatttaaaaaaatatatcttactgaccctaaaccttTGAATAATAGTGTAATAAGCTGGATTACTAGTATTactaaaacatgacaaaaaagaAAGACTCAAAGCGGTTTGGGTGGAACATCAAAAACCTAACAAGTGACTTCTGGGATCTGCTCACTTGCTTAACGTCACTGCCGTGATTGGTGCTGTAGACGATGCGGTGTGCAGGAACATCGACAGCTCCAGGGACCCATGTGACCTTTAGAGTGCTGTGACTGACCATGGGAAACTGCAAACTGAGAGGAGACGGCAGTGGGACTGGAAAAAATAGACAGATGAGAGAAAGAACAGAGGGAATGAGTAAAAGACATTAAGGAATTTCCAAGGGATTTCTGTGGGACAATTTGATATGGCAAGAGACTGAACTTCTGAGTTGCAGGTATAAGAAGTTGTAGTCAGGAGTTGAcagaaaagtaaaaatgttgTTTGCTATTTCGTTATTAATCCGTTCTCAATTTTCTTTTACTGGTGGTGGGAATTCCCATGTAAAACTCTTCTTGTCAATGAAttggctcaaaattattcaatgAATTAGGGTTCACAAATGTCCAAAAGAGCATTCAGCATTTGTGTTTAGAGCAGAAACAGTTAGTATAGACATCTTACCACCACATATTGGTTGACAGTTTCCTTTCATGTTCATTTACTTTTTACCATTGAGGAACAAACGTTAATGTAGTTAACTGGCTGTTATTATAAACATGAGAACCAGCCATCTGTTTTTTCTGATCTAATTTATGGTGCTTAGTGACAGAAATAATGTTTATGTGTAGTTTTTGTGTAGACTGTGaacatttactcgccctcatgttattgcaaacctgtatgactttcattCTATTgcagaacacacaaaaaaaagtacttttgaaaaatgttgttaGCCAAACAGATTTGACTGACGTCCATAGTATGGACAAAGAGAACATTTCTAAAAATTTCTTCTTTTATGCTCCACAGatgaaaatcatacaggtttggaacgacacgaggttGAGTCAATTTTCAGAATTGTTAAATTTTGTGcaaactatctctttaagacgATTTGTCACACCTGTCTGGGAAGTGGATAAAAGCGTGTGTGAGCATAATGGGAAAATCAGTCTCGTAAGACTAGGTAGATACGTTTCTATGTAAGTGCTGATAAATGAATCTGTATTTACAGGTGGTGCCGATGGCTGTAATTGGGTCACTGGGGTCCTCATCATAAAGAGCATAAAGTGTGACTGAATAATCTGTGGATGGCATCAGATCCACCAACTCCACGTCCGTCTGAGCTGGTCCAAACTTCACCTGGCACAAGAAACAAGAGCACAGGAATAGAATCAAACCATTGTAACATAATTAGAAACACTGAGCCACATTGTGAGATGTCCCAGACTCACCTCTTTGGCATCATCAGGCTCTCCATCATTGAGTGCTGAGTATAAGGCCATGTACTGTGTGGCTCCAGCGGCCGGCTGCCAGCGCACCCGCAGACTGCTAGGAGAGGAAGCGGTGACCTCAAGAGCCTCAGGTATCGCCAATGGTACTTTAAAACGGAGAGCACTTATTATGAAATGCAGTGGGGTCTAAAACTCTGAGACCACATTACATTATCAgcataaaaataagtaaatattttgcTTTAACGTCAGCAGCACTTTTGCGGcatgaaattacatttacatttatgacagTATCAATTTCTTATTCATTTCTTATTCATAGTATTTGTTTTTAAGTCGCAAAATCCTAAAACTTTATGCTTCCAAGTTTATAATCCCAGATTTGCAGTGTGGTCTAAGGATTTTTAACTATAAATTAGGAAATGCTATGAATGAGCATTTTGAGTGCTGAAACTCACAGGTGGTGAAGGTGCCTCTCAGAGCAGAGCCCACATTGATCTCATAGACAGGAAAGATGGACAAGTGGTATTGTGTCTGTGAGGACAGTCCTGTCAGCAGAACTGTGGAGTCTGTTCCATTCACTACTACCTGACATCAATCAACAACATGCACATAAAAAACACAAAGTGAGTTTTCTGAATGCAACTACAGCATAGAAAACATCCTCTAGGTGGCACCAACAAACCACCATTTCTTCAATTCCTGTTGCTCACAATTAAACCACAGCTTTTAACATCTTTACAGGACACCAGTCTAATGGCTGGAAGATACCAACTTTTAGGCAGCATCCAAAATTGCACACTTCTCTACTATACAGAGGGTGAAAAAGAGTATGTCCGAACTCACGGTTTTCATAAAACAGTTGGCAAAAAATCCCCGGATgacctattatttatttagttatttattattatcccatgaggccacaggagaggagttgtgaatggcagtgaagtgATGCAACTGTAGTAAATAATTCATACCGATACATTCGTAATACTGTACATAACATATACTTTTTAAAGGTCGCAATGTATACTTGTTCAAAAAACATACTTTATTTCAGAAACGTATGCAGACTTTGCTTTTACATTTTAGCGCTTGAAAGAGTGGCTCACCTCTTTCAGACTCTGTCCTTCAGCGGTGTGGTACACCACTCTGTACTGCTGAGGACTTTTGCTGGGGACGGTCCAACGCAGCCGCACCTCTCTCGAGCCTAGTCCTACATACTGCAGATCAGTTGGGCTGGGATAGGACAGAACTGGGTCCTGAGTGGGACGCTCCATTCCTTCTCGAAAAAGACATAAACCATTTTGTTTCAATGGGAGTATGTGGGAATTTAGATCAGTATAATGAAGATCAGTGTGTATGTGATTGGCCTACTCTTCGCTTTAATGCGGTCTTCAATCTTGCCACAGAGGATGCGTGCTAGTCTTCCCACCAGTTTACTGAGCAGAGGAAAATCATTCACGTTATACACATTCAGCTCCAGCGGTTCAGACGCCACCTGCCTCAGCTCTGCCTCATCTGCATTTTTCACACCTGGACATGAGTGGGAAAGAAATGAAGATAaaactttgtgtgtgtatacatacacataacTATAGCAAAGGTAATTTTAAATAGTATACACTGtgtttacactactgttcatgTGACTAGTTagcaattaaacattaaattgtttaaatggcaataaagacatttataatattacaaatgatttctatttttaaacaatgataagaaatgtttgatcagcaaatcagcatattagaatgatttgccttggtgagcagaagagacttttttgAATCTTACAGATCCCAAACCTTTGAAATGTAGTGTTTTCATTATCAAACAGCAGTCATCTTCACAAAGCATCTCTGAAATTCCTTACACTCGATGTGGAATTTGCTTAAAAAAGCTCTCACCAATAGCAATGATCTCTACGCCGGCATTCTTCAGCCTGTTGGCTGCAGCAATGGCATCATCTTGAGATTTCCCATCAGTCAACAGCAGCAGGAACTGTGGAGTGCTGGGTCGCGCCCCCACATCCTCCTTCAGATTGTTCTCAAGAGCATGTATGAGAGCTTGACCTGAAATATAGACATGTTAAAAATGAACCAGTACTCTTTCATCACTGCTGGACTACCTTGATGTGTGATGTATATAGGATTCAGATTATtagataacaaaaataaaaaaataaataaaaacaagccACAAGAAGCTGTGCATTTAGTAACTTTACATTTGTTGAAACCTAAAACCCTCTTTACcgtgttaaaaaagaaaaagaaaaattgcttataaacggtgacaaaacaaaatgacgattataaaaaaaaaaaacattcaatagATATTAAAGAATGCATGACATATTTCATTATACTGGATCTGGCTGTAAATGTAGCTTGTCAATGTTATCATTATCAGTCCAATAATTAAAATAGGCAGGTATATTTAGAACGATAAATTACAGGTAAATTCTCATGTTTATGGTTGCCAAGCAACACACATTATTAGAGAATATGCATTCacagggctgcatttatctgaATTGTCCATGTGGCTCTTCCAATCAGAAATTCAATTCTGAACCTTcctttttagaatatttttaatCCCAGGTCATTAAGAAATATACAGGGTATTATAATATCTACAGTTACCTGTGAAAGTGTTGCCTCCCTTGTATCTGAAGTTCCTGATGGCCTCCAGAAGTGGCTCTCTAGAGGTGAAGTTATTAAGATGCCACTCTGTCCGTGGATCTCCACTGTACTGAGACAATGCTGAAATAACaacaaattaaaacttttaatcagtaagcatgcattaaatgaatcaaaagtgacagtaaagacatttataatcttacaaaagatgtcaattttaaataaatgctgaactTTCAAAAGTAtccttaaaatgtattatggtttccacaaaaatattaagcagcacaactgttttcaacactgataataataagaaatgtttcttgagcagcaaatcagcttattagaatgatttctaaacaatcatgtgacactgaaggctggagtaatgataatgaaaattcagctttggaaatcaggaataaattacattttaaactatagttcacttaaaaaacagttatgtcataactgtaataatatttcaaaatatgactgtttttatcaaataaacgcagcctgggagagcataagatacttatttcaaaacataaaaaaaaaaaaatatctcacTGATGCCAAACtaaacagtaatgtgtaaagtttcattaagtaaattaattaaatgccgACTCTGAAATGCACAGCTTTGGAATTGCAATGCATATACAATGTATATAGATGATATGAAATAACTTCTCACCTATTTGCACACCCTGCGGCCCAATGTGAAAGGGGACAGCCAGGCCCTCCAGGAAGTCACGCACTTTTCTGAAGTTTGTGCGGCCAATGCTCCAGGATCCGTCCACCAGAAGGACCAGATCAGCCTGAGCTCCAGCGCTGCATTCAAATGGCTTTCGTGTGGAAACAGCTTGAGACACATGGGCAAGAGTCAAACACTGCGGTTTTAATAAAGGATAACATTAAGCACTAAGCAGTGGAACTTAAACTGAGTGTGtcttttattaatgtctttaagCCCGGGTATGTTTGCACTTTGTTGTGAAGTGTATTCAAGGGTCTTTTCAAACATTCTTCAATCCTCTCTGCtcctatataaaacaatttgtgcaatgattttgcaatctACTGTTTCT
This sequence is a window from Onychostoma macrolepis isolate SWU-2019 chromosome 23, ASM1243209v1, whole genome shotgun sequence. Protein-coding genes within it:
- the LOC131532464 gene encoding collagen alpha-1(XX) chain isoform X1, which translates into the protein MALSERTTLILVTVLLMLVSKVHSQGRLKLTVLSEDRLQMKWKEAEGPVQGYKVRVRPITEVPQPELMLTTTRGRATVAGLDPRQEYLLQVMVLNGTLEKLIAKRRFTIDGLREEELIRSGNREQKKKTHSIGSGSGEVDDVTEALAALPTVLYREPTTTEPPAVPELEPEVDRNTKEKKKKKDKNRSKTEDKNDQEENGGKSVREEVTITNKPRKNTPTQPVTAVSTRKPFECSAGAQADLVLLVDGSWSIGRTNFRKVRDFLEGLAVPFHIGPQGVQIALSQYSGDPRTEWHLNNFTSREPLLEAIRNFRYKGGNTFTGQALIHALENNLKEDVGARPSTPQFLLLLTDGKSQDDAIAAANRLKNAGVEIIAIGVKNADEAELRQVASEPLELNVYNVNDFPLLSKLVGRLARILCGKIEDRIKAKRMERPTQDPVLSYPSPTDLQYVGLGSREVRLRWTVPSKSPQQYRVVYHTAEGQSLKEVVVNGTDSTVLLTGLSSQTQYHLSIFPVYEINVGSALRGTFTTLPLAIPEALEVTASSPSSLRVRWQPAAGATQYMALYSALNDGEPDDAKEVKFGPAQTDVELVDLMPSTDYSVTLYALYDEDPSDPITAIGTTFPLPSPLSLQFPMVSHSTLKVTWVPGAVDVPAHRIVYSTNHGSDVKQVEVKGVNTVLLQNLSSLSRYLVSVQSLYEKGLSTPITANVTTLRVPAPSDLRVTNFSGSDITVRWEAAADDVVSYLIKWISLSEGDLRQLTVHGESEGAILEEVEEDKEYQISLSALYADGAQSEAVAIRYSTLSGGGPSSLSISEETAVSMLVTWVHPNAHVLQYRVAYTPLNGDARENTVSLPGSERRVLLQNLLPDTRYSVLVTAEYRNREGGSASAQGKTTSLRVSSVSVVRSDHSSICVSWRPVPAVSGYRIVIQALRDKQTKEDIVDAASSSHCFSELQPETVYRISVHSRVGTVEGAAVTILHPTATAPVRIQVPPRLHPVQREVCPETTVRNHVLNGFDMMEAFGLTQRAHSTIEGVAAEPFIFSTLPSYTLYRDVQLTQSTGFIHPAGFSPEHTISIAFRLLQDSPREPFALWQLTDNDFQPKMGVVLNPEKKVLLYFSLDYRGEIQELTFDQPQVHSVFYGSFHKIHLLVSQVSVSLSVDCQRVGERPARPLGTLPTDGFEMLGKLVRTRGPHSGSATFQLQSFEIVCNTTWASEDNCCDLPSQRDEESCPAPAYACTCTTDVPGAPGDTGPPGRPGPRGEKGEKGEVGQKGEVGPPGKSGPEGGFGTLGPAGPRGITVMGRVGPPGARGEKGDIGRPGSQGLPGLPGPKGEEGMPGPKGTRGLEGNIGSPGITGPRGFQGMPGHPGPVGERGPLGSVGPTGLPGSKGERGEKGEPQSLAMIYQLVTQACEKLVHNEVLKMDAFLNEMNRKPVPIQEPVAPPGEPGIPGGRGTPGSRGPQGRQGSRGESGKPGYPGEQGRRGMPGEKGSPGANVVGPQGIKGFAGPPGEAKIGELGPKGEDGKVGPPGIPGASGQQGEIGPPGVCDSSGCYQGPPAAEDPYPGYQP
- the LOC131532464 gene encoding collagen alpha-1(XX) chain isoform X2, with the protein product MALSERTTLILVTVLLMLVSKVHSQGRLKLTVLSEDRLQMKWKEAEGPVQGYKVRVRPITEVPQPELMLTTTRGRATVAGLDPRQEYLLQVMVLNGTLEKLIAKRRFTIDGLREEELIRSGNREQKKKTHSIGSGSGEVDDVTEALAALPTVLYREPTTTEPPAVPELEPEVDRNTKEKKKKKDKNRSKTEDKNDQEENGGKSVREEVTITNKPRKNTPTQPVTAVSTRKPFECSAGAQADLVLLVDGSWSIGRTNFRKVRDFLEGLAVPFHIGPQGVQIALSQYSGDPRTEWHLNNFTSREPLLEAIRNFRYKGGNTFTGQALIHALENNLKEDVGARPSTPQFLLLLTDGKSQDDAIAAANRLKNAGVEIIAIGVKNADEAELRQVASEPLELNVYNVNDFPLLSKLVGRLARILCGKIEDRIKAKRMERPTQDPVLSYPSPTDLQYVGLGSREVRLRWTVPSKSPQQYRVVYHTAEGQSLKEVVVNGTDSTVLLTGLSSQTQYHLSIFPVYEINVGSALRGTFTTLPLAIPEALEVTASSPSSLRVRWQPAAGATQYMALYSALNDGEPDDAKEVKFGPAQTDVELVDLMPSTDYSVTLYALYDEDPSDPITAIGTTFPLPSPLSLQFPMVSHSTLKVTWVPGAVDVPAHRIVYSTNHGSDVKQVEVKGVNTVLLQNLSSLSRYLVSVQSLYEKGLSTPITANVTTLRVPAPSDLRVTNFSGSDITVRWEAAADDVVSYLIKWISLSEGDLRQLTVHGESEGAILEEVEEDKEYQISLSALYADGAQSEAVAIRYSTLSGGGPSSLSISEETAVSMLVTWVHPNAHVLQYRVAYTPLNGDARENTVSLPGSERRVLLQNLLPDTRYSVLVTAEYRNREGGSASAQGKTTSLRVSSVSVVRSDHSSICVSWRPVPAVSGYRIVIQALRDKQTKEDIVDAASSSHCFSELQPETVYRISVHSRVGTVEGAAVTILHPTAPVRIQVPPRLHPVQREVCPETTVRNHVLNGFDMMEAFGLTQRAHSTIEGVAAEPFIFSTLPSYTLYRDVQLTQSTGFIHPAGFSPEHTISIAFRLLQDSPREPFALWQLTDNDFQPKMGVVLNPEKKVLLYFSLDYRGEIQELTFDQPQVHSVFYGSFHKIHLLVSQVSVSLSVDCQRVGERPARPLGTLPTDGFEMLGKLVRTRGPHSGSATFQLQSFEIVCNTTWASEDNCCDLPSQRDEESCPAPAYACTCTTDVPGAPGDTGPPGRPGPRGEKGEKGEVGQKGEVGPPGKSGPEGGFGTLGPAGPRGITVMGRVGPPGARGEKGDIGRPGSQGLPGLPGPKGEEGMPGPKGTRGLEGNIGSPGITGPRGFQGMPGHPGPVGERGPLGSVGPTGLPGSKGERGEKGEPQSLAMIYQLVTQACEKLVHNEVLKMDAFLNEMNRKPVPIQEPVAPPGEPGIPGGRGTPGSRGPQGRQGSRGESGKPGYPGEQGRRGMPGEKGSPGANVVGPQGIKGFAGPPGEAKIGELGPKGEDGKVGPPGIPGASGQQGEIGPPGVCDSSGCYQGPPAAEDPYPGYQP
- the LOC131532464 gene encoding collagen alpha-1(XIV) chain isoform X3; protein product: MLTTTRGRATVAGLDPRQEYLLQVMVLNGTLEKLIAKRRFTIDGLREEELIRSGNREQKKKTHSIGSGSGEVDDVTEALAALPTVLYREPTTTEPPAVPELEPEVDRNTKEKKKKKDKNRSKTEDKNDQEENGGKSVREEVTITNKPRKNTPTQPVTAVSTRKPFECSAGAQADLVLLVDGSWSIGRTNFRKVRDFLEGLAVPFHIGPQGVQIALSQYSGDPRTEWHLNNFTSREPLLEAIRNFRYKGGNTFTGQALIHALENNLKEDVGARPSTPQFLLLLTDGKSQDDAIAAANRLKNAGVEIIAIGVKNADEAELRQVASEPLELNVYNVNDFPLLSKLVGRLARILCGKIEDRIKAKRMERPTQDPVLSYPSPTDLQYVGLGSREVRLRWTVPSKSPQQYRVVYHTAEGQSLKEVVVNGTDSTVLLTGLSSQTQYHLSIFPVYEINVGSALRGTFTTLPLAIPEALEVTASSPSSLRVRWQPAAGATQYMALYSALNDGEPDDAKEVKFGPAQTDVELVDLMPSTDYSVTLYALYDEDPSDPITAIGTTFPLPSPLSLQFPMVSHSTLKVTWVPGAVDVPAHRIVYSTNHGSDVKQVEVKGVNTVLLQNLSSLSRYLVSVQSLYEKGLSTPITANVTTLRVPAPSDLRVTNFSGSDITVRWEAAADDVVSYLIKWISLSEGDLRQLTVHGESEGAILEEVEEDKEYQISLSALYADGAQSEAVAIRYSTLSGGGPSSLSISEETAVSMLVTWVHPNAHVLQYRVAYTPLNGDARENTVSLPGSERRVLLQNLLPDTRYSVLVTAEYRNREGGSASAQGKTTSLRVSSVSVVRSDHSSICVSWRPVPAVSGYRIVIQALRDKQTKEDIVDAASSSHCFSELQPETVYRISVHSRVGTVEGAAVTILHPTATAPVRIQVPPRLHPVQREVCPETTVRNHVLNGFDMMEAFGLTQRAHSTIEGVAAEPFIFSTLPSYTLYRDVQLTQSTGFIHPAGFSPEHTISIAFRLLQDSPREPFALWQLTDNDFQPKMGVVLNPEKKVLLYFSLDYRGEIQELTFDQPQVHSVFYGSFHKIHLLVSQVSVSLSVDCQRVGERPARPLGTLPTDGFEMLGKLVRTRGPHSGSATFQLQSFEIVCNTTWASEDNCCDLPSQRDEESCPAPAYACTCTTDVPGAPGDTGPPGRPGPRGEKGEKGEVGQKGEVGPPGKSGPEGGFGTLGPAGPRGITVMGRVGPPGARGEKGDIGRPGSQGLPGLPGPKGEEGMPGPKGTRGLEGNIGSPGITGPRGFQGMPGHPGPVGERGPLGSVGPTGLPGSKGERGEKGEPQSLAMIYQLVTQACEKLVHNEVLKMDAFLNEMNRKPVPIQEPVAPPGEPGIPGGRGTPGSRGPQGRQGSRGESGKPGYPGEQGRRGMPGEKGSPGANVVGPQGIKGFAGPPGEAKIGELGPKGEDGKVGPPGIPGASGQQGEIGPPGVCDSSGCYQGPPAAEDPYPGYQP